In the Clostridium gelidum genome, TTAGATTTTCTTTTTTAAATGGTGATGGGAGCTTTAATCTATAAGTTGTATCCTGCCCTCCAAGCATACTTATATAATAATTTATTGGAGATATAGTTGCTGAAAAGAAAATTACTGAATAACATCTTGATAAATATTCTTTTAAATTCTTAGCTGGATTTACACAATACAATGTTAATTTAAGTTCCTGAGTCTCTTTTTCTATACAAGTCATATAGTTTTCATCATATAACTGCATAGTAGAAACAAAAGTATTTACTTCAAAGTATAGTTGCAGTATATCCTCATACCCATCAAATTTATTTCCTCTTACTAAAACTTCTTCACTTTCCTTTAAGTAAAATTGTAAATGCTTATTTAAATCTTTAGGTGACTCTCCTTCATAAAACCATTCCACATCCTTATGATCACATTCATTTCTAAAATCAATAAAGCAATTATTAATTTTTCCGAGTATGGAATGTAGTTTGTTTAATCTCCCCTTCGTTAACTTTTTACATTTCATTATTTGACTTTTGCATAAGGTTGCTGAATACATACTTCTTGCCCTATCTATTAAATTATGTGCTTCATCAATTAATACTATATTACCTTTGCTTTCTAATATTCTACCTAAGGATGCCCTCGGATCAAAAATATAATTATAATCACCTATAATTGCATCACAATAAAGACTTAAATCTAAAGAGAGCTCAAAAGGGCACACTTTATATATTTCAGCATATTTCTGCAATATTTCCGAGGAAATTCTTTCTTCATTCTCAAGAATATATAATATAGCATTTTTCACCTTGCTATAATAATCTTTTGCATATATACATTTTTCAGGGTTGCAATCAAAAGTTTCATTAATGCATATTTTTTCTTTTGCAGTAATTATAATGCTTTTAAATTTTAGTCCTTCTTTTCTTAATTTTTCAAATGTATCTTCAGCAACTTCTCTATTTATAGTTTTTGCTGTCAAATATATAATTCGTGCTCCAATTCCTTCTCCAATTGCTTTTATTGCTGGAAATATGGTTGATATTGTTTTGCCTATCCCTGTAGGTGCTTGAGTAAATAACATTTCTTTTTCTTTTATGGTTTGATATGATATATTAATTAATTTTCGTTGTCCATCTCTATATTTTTCAAAAGGAAACTTAAGCATCTTTATTGAATTATCTCTAATACCTTTTTGTTGAAATACCAAAATATTGAATTTTTCATACTCTTCTAATATTTCAAAGGTAAACTTTTCTAATTCTTGTATATCAAATTTCTTTTCAAAGCTTTTAATTTCAGTTGTTTCAAGTTGCATATATGATAATCTAATATAAATCTCTTTAAGTTTATTTTGTTTTCCGTAAATCAAAGCATATACTTTGGCTTGTGCCCAATGGACTTCATTTGAATCATCTATATATGCAAAGCTCTTATACGTAGACTTAATCTCTTCAACTATGATTCTATCTTCTTGTATTATAATTCCATCTGCTCGTCCTTCAATATTTATTAAACCTTTATCCATTTCAAATTCGTAAGTTAAATATACTTCTTTTTCATAGTTTTCATAAATCTTGGAATTATCATCTTGAAGTTTTTGATGTGCTCTTATACCCTCTGTAGCTCTAGCACTTCCCGAAAATCTATTATCGATATCGCCTTTTTTCAAGCAAAATTCAACTAAATTCCTTACAGATTCTCTTATAATAATTTTATCCATAAATTAATTCCTCTCTGTAATCAAGCCTAACTACTTACAAAACACTTACTTAATCAGTCTCACTTCAAAGACTCATTTAGTAAGTGTTCTTATTTAACTATATATATATTCTTATGCAATTTATTTTATTTACTCTGTTTCATATTCTTTTACTATTTTTTGGACTAATTTTTTGATAACACTTGCTTCTGCTATTAAGGATAGTACTAATAAAAAAACCTTTATTCTTTCTTGATCTTTGTCTTTTAAATCAAATTTTTTTATTATTTCTTCTAATTTGTCCTCGTGGTTTAAAGATGTAATTAAATAGTCATCTAAACTTTCTTTTTGTATCTGTGTAAATGTTTTATAAGTTTCTTCCCATGATAATATATCATCATTCCTATCATTAATTTCATTAAAAGCAAGTCTGAAAACTTTTTTAATTTCTTCTGTTGTTAAAAGTGGTCTCATATAACTAAGCAATACTAACTGTATTAAATGCATTTTAGTATATCCTCTTTTTTTACCATCCTCTGGTTTTGTTATAACTTCACTTTTGGTATAATTTTGGACTATATTGTTAGTAAATTTTTCATCAACAAACTTATCATTTAAATAATCTATAACTTGAGATAGAAACAAATCATATTTAGGAAGCTCTTCATAGGAAATTGAACTTCCTTTAGACAATTCTTCCGCCAACTCTTTTATATAATCAGAATCAAATTTTCTCGCCATTATTATACACCCATACTTTCCACTCTTATCTAAATATATTATATAGTAGCCCTCAATTTGTTACAAGTAATTTCAAACATTACGCCATAAATTTTTATTGCTTTATTAATAGTCCCCTAACATTTATAATATTATACGACATGTTTACATTTTTCAAAATATCTGTTGCTTTCAAAAAAATATCTAATTTATGTAATTCATCGACATTATTATGTATAGTATTTGTTTTTGTGATAAAGAGTTCACTAATCGCCTTTATGACTTTATTTGTATTTTTTTCAAATAAATTATACATGTAATATATGCCAAATATTATTTATACCCTGTAAGCTGTTGTATAATCTATCTTTACTAATTTGTTTATTCAAATTAATATTATAGTTGTATAAATAATTCCTATTGACTTTTCTAAATTATGGTAGTATATTTTATATAAGATGTTTATTTAAGTTGAAATTTGTAATTTCTTATAAAAATAAGTGAATTGTTATTGACTTTATATTACATACTTGGTAGTATATTATTGTAGAGTGTCGAATTATGGAATTAGGAGGAATTTTTATGAAATCAACAGGTGTAGTTAGAAGAGTGGACGAGTTAGGAAGAATAGTTATTCCTATAGAACTTAGAAGAACTTTAGACATTGCTGAAAAGGATGCATTAGAAATCTATGTAGACGGAGAGCAAATTATATTAAAGAAGTATGAACCAGCTTGTATTTTCTGTGGAGATGCAAGAGATGTAATCAACTATAGAGGCAAAAATATTTGTACTAAGTGTTTAGATCAAATTAAAAACAACAACTAATATTTGATAATGTGTTCATTGTCAAACAAGAATATGGACTATCTTAATTTTTTAGATAGTCTATATTTTTTTATTTTAAAAAATGTAATATAATAACAAATTAATTATATATTGCATACTTCGACTTATCATTTTTTTTAATATATTTTAACTATATATCAGTTGAAAATTTATACACTTCACTTTTAGGTAGCTCTCTTTCTTTAGCTACTAGTTTTATTGCTTCTTTTTTATTTATACCATCATTTATATATTTAAGTATGTGTTCTTCAATAGATAGATTGATCCATGCTTCTTTTTTTTCTTCCTTTATATCTTCAAGTTTTTTCCCTTCTAATACAAGCACAAATTCTCCTCTAGGTTTATTCTGTGTAAAATAAAGTAATGCTTGTTTTAAAGTATCTCTATATATTTCTTCGTATATCTTAGTCAGCTCTCTACATATTGCAATTCTTCTGTCTCCAAATGTCTCTAATAAAAACGTCAACGTATCTATTAATCTATGAGGTGATTCATAAAATATAAGTGTTTCTTGACTTTTCAAAAGTTCATCTGTTATAATTTTTCGGTCTTTATTTTCTCTAGGTAAAAAACCTCTAAATAAAAATTTTGTTGTATCTAATCCAGAGTAGACTAACGCCGTAGTTATCGCTGTTGCTCCTGGAAGCACTTCAAAATCAATCACTTTCTCTATACATCTTCCAACTATAACACTTCCTGGATCTGATATTCCTGGTGTTCCAGCATCTGATACCAATGCAACATTTTTTCCTTCCATAAGTAAATCTATAATTTTATCACTTTTGCTTTGTTCATTAAACTTGTGATAACTTATCAAAGGTTTCTTTATCTCAAAATGATTTAATAATTTTAATGTTTGCCTTGTATCCTCTGCTGCTATAAAATCTGCCTCTTTTAATGTTTCTAATGCCCTTAATGTAATGTCTTTTAGGTTTCCAATAGGCGTTGGTACTAAATATAATTTTCCATTTTTCATATTATGCCCTCCAATATATTGAGTCTATTTCCTTAGTATACTTTCCATTATCATCATAGACATATAATGGAGCCTCCCACTTCAAATATGATCCTCCATCTCTTTGCCCTTCAACTAATACAATATTTGGTGCCTTCCCCATTTTAGGGTGTATCATTTTTACTCTTTTAGGTTCTATTTTATATTTTCTCATTAAAGTAAAAATATCTGCTAATCTTTCAGGTCTATGTATCATAAAAAGTCTTCCATTATCTTTTAGCAATACCCTTGATGCAGAAATTACATCTTCTAAGTTGCACAATATTTCATGCCTAGCTATAGCCAATTTATCATTAGGATTAATAATCCCTGCATTATTTAGCTTATACGGTGGATTTACTGTAACAACATCAAATTTTTCAAGCTTCTTTAAAAATTCTATGTTCTTCAAATCTTCATTTAAAAAAGAGACTTTTCCCTCTAACAAATTTAATTTTACACTTCTCTTGGCCATATCTACCATATCTTCTTGAATTTCTAATCCACATACACTTTCAGGCTCATATTTACCATATATTAAAAAAGGAATTATTCCTGTTCCTGTACACAAATCCATTACTTTATGTTTCTTTTTTATACATGCAAAATCTGATAATAAAACAGCATCTATTCCAAATTTGAATCCGTCCTTTTTTTGAATTAAATTTAAATTTTTAAGTTGCAAATCATCTATTGTCTCATCTTCTTTTATGTATTTTAATTTGTCATTCATATTGCTCTTCCTTTTCTTTAATCTAATGTACTATTTTAATCCAATTTAATATATTTCTTCATAAATTGAAACTTAACTTCAGAAGGAGTCTTTTAGGTGTCTCTTGAAGGTAAATCTCCAGCTGAAGGTTAGTTGAACTTATCTCTCACATTATAACATCACAAATCGAATTACAAAAGCCCTTCTGTATCTAAACAGAAGGGCTACAACTTGAAATCAGATATTAACAACTAATTTCTTATATTTACTAATT is a window encoding:
- a CDS encoding tRNA1(Val) (adenine(37)-N6)-methyltransferase yields the protein MNDKLKYIKEDETIDDLQLKNLNLIQKKDGFKFGIDAVLLSDFACIKKKHKVMDLCTGTGIIPFLIYGKYEPESVCGLEIQEDMVDMAKRSVKLNLLEGKVSFLNEDLKNIEFLKKLEKFDVVTVNPPYKLNNAGIINPNDKLAIARHEILCNLEDVISASRVLLKDNGRLFMIHRPERLADIFTLMRKYKIEPKRVKMIHPKMGKAPNIVLVEGQRDGGSYLKWEAPLYVYDDNGKYTKEIDSIYWRA
- a CDS encoding AbrB/MazE/SpoVT family DNA-binding domain-containing protein — its product is MKSTGVVRRVDELGRIVIPIELRRTLDIAEKDALEIYVDGEQIILKKYEPACIFCGDARDVINYRGKNICTKCLDQIKNNN
- a CDS encoding DUF1836 domain-containing protein, producing MARKFDSDYIKELAEELSKGSSISYEELPKYDLFLSQVIDYLNDKFVDEKFTNNIVQNYTKSEVITKPEDGKKRGYTKMHLIQLVLLSYMRPLLTTEEIKKVFRLAFNEINDRNDDILSWEETYKTFTQIQKESLDDYLITSLNHEDKLEEIIKKFDLKDKDQERIKVFLLVLSLIAEASVIKKLVQKIVKEYETE
- the rsmI gene encoding 16S rRNA (cytidine(1402)-2'-O)-methyltransferase — encoded protein: MKNGKLYLVPTPIGNLKDITLRALETLKEADFIAAEDTRQTLKLLNHFEIKKPLISYHKFNEQSKSDKIIDLLMEGKNVALVSDAGTPGISDPGSVIVGRCIEKVIDFEVLPGATAITTALVYSGLDTTKFLFRGFLPRENKDRKIITDELLKSQETLIFYESPHRLIDTLTFLLETFGDRRIAICRELTKIYEEIYRDTLKQALLYFTQNKPRGEFVLVLEGKKLEDIKEEKKEAWINLSIEEHILKYINDGINKKEAIKLVAKERELPKSEVYKFSTDI
- a CDS encoding ATP-dependent DNA helicase produces the protein MDKIIIRESVRNLVEFCLKKGDIDNRFSGSARATEGIRAHQKLQDDNSKIYENYEKEVYLTYEFEMDKGLINIEGRADGIIIQEDRIIVEEIKSTYKSFAYIDDSNEVHWAQAKVYALIYGKQNKLKEIYIRLSYMQLETTEIKSFEKKFDIQELEKFTFEILEEYEKFNILVFQQKGIRDNSIKMLKFPFEKYRDGQRKLINISYQTIKEKEMLFTQAPTGIGKTISTIFPAIKAIGEGIGARIIYLTAKTINREVAEDTFEKLRKEGLKFKSIIITAKEKICINETFDCNPEKCIYAKDYYSKVKNAILYILENEERISSEILQKYAEIYKVCPFELSLDLSLYCDAIIGDYNYIFDPRASLGRILESKGNIVLIDEAHNLIDRARSMYSATLCKSQIMKCKKLTKGRLNKLHSILGKINNCFIDFRNECDHKDVEWFYEGESPKDLNKHLQFYLKESEEVLVRGNKFDGYEDILQLYFEVNTFVSTMQLYDENYMTCIEKETQELKLTLYCVNPAKNLKEYLSRCYSVIFFSATISPINYYISMLGGQDTTYRLKLPSPFKKENLKVHVSPINIRYTHRKRTLEFVKGKIHDFIRVQMGNYIIFSPSYAYMELLWDEMSKLNLNEFQLIKQKQNMSEEEKGEFLNNFKTNNNLLMFCVLGGMFSEGIDLPGEQLIGAIIIGVGYPMISMKNEIIKEYYKEDGYDYAYIFPGISKVQQAAGRVIRTEIDTGRVLLIDDRYITNKYKMLLPNEWYPINKY